GGGGATCTGCTTGGTGTCCATGGCAACGAAGGATCTCCCCGCTGGAAGCGTCTTCTGGAGTCTgaattaaaaacagagaaaaaaaaagaaaaagtctgagGTTAAGCAGAACTTTAGCGACAGAATCGtttcccaaaataaaaagacagacaagtGCTTGTTTGCTGTGTGAATGGACaggggacagaggacagagcgCGTGAATGAAAGCGCCGCCTGTCACTCGCACGGAGGCGCTCTGGAACGAGACGGCGTTTCCACTGCGCTTCACTCTTTGTATCGACCCACCACATCCGAtggctctctccctctttgctctttctttccttcctcgCACATTCATCTCTTTCAATCAGCAGTTTGTCCTCCACATGAGGACACACCAGGACAACCAGCAAGGATATAAACAGTCTCTCGAAAACATATATTACGTAACCGTATGACTTCTTTGTGCTTGCACACTTGCATGACATCATTCCTCTTTGCAGGGCTGCACGATTCTTCCTAAAATCAGGATTTTTCTCCCTATTTTCTCAcatcattcttatttttttaacattttttttactgcactctTATTTGTTCGAATGAGAAGCTGATAAGAACAACAAATACCCCACAATGAACAagggaattagtaaaaaagttacaaaaaaagtgaaagaataaaaattggaataaaatacaacaataatttATATACTTTATCTACAACCTAATAtcagacagatgcaaggtcacagtgacctttacctttgttctttaccaccaaaatcgaattagttcatccttgagtccacgtgaaagtttgtgccaaatttcaggaaactccctcaaggccatctttaGATATTGTGTCGACAAAAACAGACACCGATGCAAGGTcccggtgaccttgacctttaaagaTCCAATtctaatcaactcatccttgagtcaaagtgaacattttgaagaaattcccaaaaatgagaaaactgatttaccaagaatgagatggatgcaaagtCAGACtgaccgtgacctttgaccggTGAGTTTGCATGGACATATAAATTGAAATTGtggtatattttaaattaattgagCAGCCTCACCTTTGTCCTGACTTAAACTCAAAAACGTACAAAGTTCAAACTGCCTTCAGGAGATAATTGGTACCCGACCTTGGCCTTTGGAGTTACAGATTAACCTCCTGTAGCTGTTTATAAGGGTCAAAGGTCTCTGTTTTTGCTTCCTCTCTTGCTGTCCTCACTCCTCACAGAGTGTAAACAGGTGAGTGACGCTCTGAGGGTCCCTCAGATCGTGACCGCGCTCTCACCGTGAAGCCAGCGGCGCCTTGAAGCAGACACGAAAGTGCACTTACCGCTCTTTTGTCCCGCCTGCAAAGCTCAGGACGTAATCTGGGATGTGACACAACAAAGGTCAGCTGGGTGCGGCAGGCGGCGGGAACACGAGGAGGCCGCGAGAGACATTGTTCTGCCGCACTTTGAAGTGGAGCTGTTCTTTATGGGCTCTGGACGGCCGGCTGCAGTCTAGATTAACTCTGGGTGGAGTATCTTTAGCCGGATCCTTCAAACGGCCTATCGGCTATTTCTGCTACACGTATAAACAACAGCCTGGACCGTCACAATAACTACTTTTGATGATATATTGTCCCAGAAATGATTCAGAACTTTGAGAGCATTTTATGCCACTGAATATAAACACATCCTTTCAAAGAGCAATGAACGTTTaattaggggtcgactgatattgtgGGTCCTCGTGTtacctgcaactttttttatataatatttttgtaactcCTTTACCTCCACCAACATCCCTGTGTACACCTCCTCACCTCGCGGCCTGATCGCCGAGGGATCCGATGAAGATGGCGAAGGCGTTGACCTGCGGGTCAGAGGTCAGGACTTGGGCGAAACGTTCGGGCCGGATGCCGTATCGCTCCAGGTTGGCGTCGCTGAGCACCACCACAAAGTGCTCGTCGGCCTCCTCTCGTGACAGCTCCTTAATGCTGGCGTCTGTGCCCTCCAGAGTGTAGTCGCCGCTCATGCAGAACTGAGCGTGTGCGTGCATCATCTGCAGGGCGAGAGGAGGCGGGAAAGGCGAGAGAGCAAAACTTTAACAAAGGGTGGAAAAAACTGCAGCTATGAATTaaaagtgtgtaggatttagaggcatGTCAAGGCTGTCAAGTTAAAACTTTTCCTGTGTGCAAAGCATGAAGGTGAACGACAGCAACCTTTTAGTTAAAGAGATGAAAGAAAGAATTTaagaaaagtaagaaagtaaagaattaaagaaaaaaagaatgaaaatagacacaaaaaacaaagaaaataaagaaaagaaaaagaaggtaaagaaagtaatgacaaaaaagaaaaaaattaaataaaaagaaagtgaaaagaaaaaaagaaataaagaaacctgtacagaaataaagcaaaaatcaagtaaaataaaaaacaaaatgaagaaaaaaaaagacgttaaacaaagaaaaaagtgaaagaatgaaaaaagagaaacaaagaaaaataaagatggtacagaaacaggaaagaaagaaagaaagaaaaccctttttttgcatgtgtggtAACAATTAGTGTACAAATcataaataaactgattttgaaaatgtacCTTGAGGACTTTGAGtctctgtttgttgttcttCGGGATTTTGTCCGCTCTGACCAGCTCGATGTCGAATCCGTCGCCTGAGTGACCCACGATGTCGTACTGCGCAGAGAAAACAGCtcaagttaaagaaaaaataacaaagacgGTGTACAGATAACATGCATCGCACCATATGTTGCataaatgacagtattttaACGTTGCACATAGAGCTGGGCGATACggaaaaagtcttatcacgataatttttttcatatcagtcgatattgatatatatcacgatatatcacaggctgttggacatgtcctcGTGCTGGAACAGGctgttggacatttctgcaCTGGAGCAGGCGTTGGACATGTCCTCGTGCTGGAgtgggctgtcggacatgtccgcacGTTGGAGCAGCTCAAGCACATTTACTCGCTGGAGCAGGCTggttattatcataatttaaattTGGCTTA
This sequence is a window from Plectropomus leopardus isolate mb unplaced genomic scaffold, YSFRI_Pleo_2.0 unplaced_scaffold28227, whole genome shotgun sequence. Protein-coding genes within it:
- the LOC121938022 gene encoding von Willebrand factor A domain-containing protein 8-like; protein product: PGTPQQKPKRLRVLADVSGSMYRFNGVDGRLERSMEAVCMVMEALENYEHKFKYDIVGHSGDGFDIELVRADKIPKNNKQRLKVLKMMHAHAQFCMSGDYTLEGTDASIKELSREEADEHFVVVLSDANLERYGIRPERFAQVLTSDPQVNAFAIFIGSLGDQAARLQKTLPAGRSFVAMDTKQIPQILQQIFTSTMLSSA